In Macaca nemestrina isolate mMacNem1 chromosome 9, mMacNem.hap1, whole genome shotgun sequence, a single genomic region encodes these proteins:
- the LOC139356351 gene encoding putative inactive fatty acyl-CoA reductase 2-like protein — protein MLVYHCTSGNLNPCNWGKMGFQVLPTFEIPIPFERAFRRPYADFTTSNFTTQYWNAISHQAPAIIYDFYLWLTGRKLRACACQTSPSQLKEQPATSATCHLCKLPLPAGRICFASCEEPRRHQGISLLTYICLSGM, from the exons ATGTTAGTCTACCACTGTACATCTGGTAACCTCAATCCCTGCAATTGGGGCAAAATGG gattCCAGGTCTTGCCAACCTTTGAAATTCCAATTCCATTTGAGAGAGCTTTTAGGAGGCCATATGCTGATTTCACCACCAGCAACTTCACAACCCAGTACTGGAATGCCATCAGCCACCAGGCCCCTGCCATCATCTATGACTTCTATCTATGGCTTACTGGAAGGAAACTCAG GGCCTGTGCATGCCAGACAAGTCCAAGCCAGCTCAAAGaacaaccagccacctctgccacCTGCCACCTCTGCAAACTGCCACTTCCTGCTGGCAGGATTTGTTTTGCATCCTGTGAAGAGCCAAGGAGGCACCAGGGCATAAGTCTACTCACTTATATCTGTTTGTCTGGAATGTAA